The Hyla sarda isolate aHylSar1 chromosome 3, aHylSar1.hap1, whole genome shotgun sequence genome contains the following window.
tgctAGTTAGCTGTGTACACAACCATAAAACAGACTATTAAATGGGCATGCCCTGGGCAGTCATTACGCTATGGAGGGAATTAAAGGACAGCCTTTAGGGAAGAAGTTCTAGATCGTGGGGGTTTGTGTGCAttgcggctttttttttttttttttttttttttgctcgtcaacttcggtcGGGGTGCCccgcaaaaaatgttttccctcccggaggggtgccccaagccgaaaaaggttgggaaacactgttatagatgCTTTTTAATGCTTACACCAGAAAACTGGCTAAAAACTTTTCTCCACAAAGCTCAATATTTGTTTTAGGCAAAATAAGGCTTGCTCAAACACTTGCAACATTTTTATGCCAGAAAGACTGTCATGCGAGTCTTGATAAATTGCCCCTATAGGTAATGCAGTCAACACTATGTGGCTGGCACTATGTGGCTGGCAGGTTCTGTATAGCCAGCTATTAAGGAACTGGTATTAAGGCAGTAAAAATACCTGCAAGATGGCTCTTGTAAGAAGGTAGGGGATATACATTGACAGACAAGGCTACAAATATCCATAGACTTACAAGATTAATCTAGTGCTGGAAGATGTGGCTATGAGCGGTGGTGGTTGGGAATCACATCCATGTTCACATTTAGCTTCATTTCGTTATCAATAATTTGGACAAGTTGCTGCATTGATGGGAGATGACCAGATTCTAGCTTTGACCACACAGGTACATctggaaaaaatgaaataaaatataataaagacAGGCAAGAGATTTAGAATGGAGAACTGTGTATTTTGTCTACAGAAGAACTCGGCAAGGGCATTCCCAAACATGCTTGCTTTTACAGTGGCACAAGGATCATGCTACTGCAAGAGGAGAGGGGTGACTGTATGCAACTGCCGGGCCCTTCGGGCAGAAATGGTGTACTACCGGTCCTACCTTCCCAATCCCAGTATACACAGTACTCAATGAGCAGGGTGCAGAGAGCTCTGCAGGAAGACCAAGCCTAATACCCTGGTGATTATATGATCGCAGGGTGCCGGTATCTGCAGTGCTGTATCTTAGACACAGATCAGCTTTGCATCAAGGGGCTGTATTGCCCCCACCCCGACAACCACGGCCAATATTTCAGCTTGAGTTACAGGGGAAAATCAGTGATAAAAATTAGAGCTGcacgatttggggaaaatgtgcgattgagaTTATGGAGATAAATATTTCGATTTCAATATGCAATTGCGGTATAATCTACAAAATGGTGAAATcctccccatttcatgtccaaaccCCTCATTCCAGCCAACCCCTCCCAATTTCATGTTCAATGACTGAACATAAAATTGAGGGGAGTGGGGAGAAATGAGCTTAAAGCGTACCAGTCATAGTTCCAAAAATGTTAGGTTATTCAGTATCTAATCCTGTACATATATGTGTTATGTCTCTAGGATCTTCaaatccagagatataagcatttatctgctgctcAGTTACTTTTTCATCTTGCtggctggagggggtgtgtctgtcGGTCTCCCTCACAGTGAGGACTCATCTGCTCCGAGTCTTGGGAGCCAGCCTGAGCTGTCAGCCAATCACTCCActctaaccctttcctctctggtttcatgctgtacatgttacacagaggaagatgtttttagcttgcctgcagtattcctaagacattatggtgagttcataacaggataaaatgtataaaatatcagaatagatctttataaaatttgtgcaaggattttatagataaaagttcagcatttttatgaatacgttttctatcagttctatcttttcctagtaaagttggatgctaatcaacatagctgtcatcgGTTGGCATAACAGTTCCCCCACCGCAGCTTCaggaatgtgttatcttagtgttccctttatttagcaGTGTAAATAGCATGTGTGATCATTTTCCTAAGTGACAGCAGCAGTGCACGGGGGTGTACTAGGATACATGCATTCTAAGTACTTAACCAGATGGGATTTGAAGCTTGATAGTTAAAACTTGAAAGTTGTGcaacaaaaaaaacttataccCTATGGGAAATTTCCTGAAAGGTATTGCCACTAAGTTTTTACAggttgtaaataaaaaattaaaaacagtgGAACCAGCAATATTTCTTTCCCCTTATAACCAAATTTTTctgctttaagggtacattcacacatacgcagGATttgatccacaggattttctgctgcagatttcaatgtaaactaaattactGGGCACAGTTTCTTATTGggagttacaaatcctgtgcatcaaatctgcacaggaccctgtatgtgtgaacgtatccttaagcttaggctgctttcacactataaaatcccTCCGTTTTAAACATCCGtttaatgttccgttatgaaaactctgaaaatcggccattaaacgtccgttagaaaatcccattatagtctatgggatttttacattatccgttttaatccgtcatagtccgttattaataacggacgctaTTTTGTGaagggagaatgaacggaaggaatactgcatgcactatttccaccgttactatcttctgtcacaaaataacgtccgttattaataactgactataacggattaaaacggataatgtaaaaatcccatagactataatgggattttctaacggattttaatggccgattttcagggttttcatcaaacggatgaattttatagtgtgaaagcagccttactatTGGTGAAcctacaaacttttttttttgtgtttaaaaaaataaataaataaaccggcTGACATTCTGTGCACAGCAGATACTGACTAGGACCCGCTAGGACCACCCGGACACGCACAGTCACCATTACTGGTGATGCATATCTGAGCGGACTCGCTGTGGAAATTCAGCAGTGGTTTAGAGAGATTAATGCTTTCACTAGTTAATTATTCATAGCTTATTCACTAGTAGCAGTCACAGGCAGTGACTTCTCCGTGCAAAGGTTAACCAGCGCAGGAAATGTTCTATACCTACAGCTCCAACAAGACATTAGTAAATATTTATTGGGGTCCCTACAATATTCCCATGTTGTGTCCAGTATATGTTACAGGCCAGCTAACGCTACAGAACAGATGAGGGCTCTACAACTCATGAACACAGATATGCTTTGTATTTAGAAAGCCATATGGAAATGGTCTACATGCAAAGTGATCACAACCCATAGGACTGTCCATCAGGTATTTACCATTCAAAGTGACCTCAAAGGCTCCAGTAGACATACACTGGTTCTCAATCATGTTGCTCAGGAAGAAAACCATCATGCAGGCATAGACCTAGCAAAAAACAACAAACAGGGACAGTATTAATCCGCAGCATCAGAAGAACATTACACAGTTTACTCGACACAATTAGAGAAAATACTATAGAAATTCTGACTCTCCTCAGTCTTGGACCTTGGGTACAGATCCTACGCAAGTGTCAGCTTTACTCACATGACAAAAAGTCTTATGAAATGTTTGCTAATCCAATGAAACAGTCTTAAGTGTCTATAGGTTTCACTCTCTTGCCCTCAGAGCGCAGGGTTTGGTCTCAGAGCAGACACTTGTTTCTTGGATGCACAGAACAAGATGATGTAACCGGCAGCAATAGATTTTATTATAAAACATCAGGTAAATGTGTGCACAGTAACAACGAGGATCACATCTATATTGTATGGAATAGTTCTCAGTGCACAACCATCAATGCCGGTATGTGGTCACCTACCTTGTTTTCTTGCCCCCACTGCCAAACACCCGGAGCTTGCATGCCAAGAAGTGCAAAGGGATCTTTTCCAACGATTATTAAGCCTATTAATACTAACTTGAAGACTGACAGAAATGATGCAATGTGTCtaggaagagagaaaaaaaataaataaaacattttacaatcaTTATATACTGTCACACAAATACATTGTGTCATCCATAGGGCATGTAACAATATTTAGAAATCTCTAAACAGCTTATGGGCCAGGGGTGTTACAAACCCACCGATTTGCTATTGATGGCCCATGTGAAAATACAAGATCCCACACAATTCAGTTTCAATTAACATGATGAGGATTTCACACATCATTAAGCAAAGTTATTTTATGTatcgaaagtaaattttatttttttaaagtcctgGTCACATGcagtaaaaaactaaaataagctGATATTTACTTTTTATAGTCATAAAAACAATCCATGGAAATAAACAGATTGCTACTTATTTCCACACAGTAACCGTGATGTGGGAACATACTTACTTATAAAAGGGGTGAGGAAGGTAATTCTCTCCTTCAATGCGGATGTCTGGGTACCGCTGGCTGATAACCCGCATGTACTCCTCAAACACCCGCCGGTAACCTCAGGAGATACTGCAGACAGAAGAGGACAAGAGTCAGTGTACACAGCACTCAGCAAGAGCTACACACCACGTTTGGATCGTTCCATGTAATACTGATAGACCGGTCATAGATGTAATGACTATCCTTTATAATCCTAATGAATTTACAGTAGATAAAGAATCATTGAGTTCCCTCAGACTtaaatttgtatatatatttattttgagtaccgtattagtccagtgatgcaagatcaaaaaatgttgcagtatcctgtaataccttttttattggactaaccaaATTAATTCTGCttgtccaattaaaaaaaaaaaaagtgtattacaagatactgcaatatAAGGTATAGAGGTTAGAGAATAGAGGTTAGAGTATAGAGGTTAGAGTATAGAGGTTAGAGTATAGAGGTTAGAGTATAGAGGTTAGAGATAGAGGTTAGAGTATAGAGGTTAGAGTATAGAGGTTAGAGTATAGAGGTTAGAGTATAGAGGTTAGAGATAGAGGTTAGAGATAGAGGTTAGAGATAGAGGTTAGAGATAGAGGTTAGAGATAGAGGTTAGAGATAGAGGTTAGAGATAGAGGTTAGAGATAGAGGTTAGAGATAGAGGTTAGAGATAGAGGTTAGAGATAGAGGTTAGAGATAGAGGTTAGAGATAGAGGTTAGAGATAGAGGTTAGAGATAGAGGTTAGAGATAGAGGTTAGAGATAGAGGTTAGAGATAGAGGTTAGAGATAGAGGTTAGAGATAGAGGTTAGAGATAGAGGTTAGAGATAGAGGTTAGAGATAGAGGTTAGAGATAGAGGTTAGAGATAGAGGTTAGAGATAGAGGTTAGAGATAGAGGTTAGAGATAGAGGTTAGAGATAGAGGTTAGAGATAGAGGTTAGAGATAGAGGTTAGAGATAGAGGTTAGAGATAGAGGTTAGAGATAGAGGTTAGAGATAGAGGTTAGAGATAGAGGTTAGAGATAGAGGTTAGAGATAGAGGTTAGAGATAGAGGTTAGAGATAGAGGTTAGAGATAGAGGTTAGAGATAGAGGTTAGAGATAGAGGTTAGAGATAGAGGTTAGAGATAGAGGTTAGAGATAGAGGTTAGAGATAGAGGTTAGAGATAGAGGTTAGAGATAGAGGTTAGAGATAGAGGTTAGAGATAGAGGTTAGAGATAGAGGTTAGAGATAGAGGTTAGAGATAGAGGTTAGAGATAGAGGTTAGAGATAGAGGTTAGAGATAGAGGTTAGAGATAGAGGTTAGAGATAGAGGTTAGAGATAGAGGTTAGAGATAGAGGTTAGAGATAGAGGTTAGAGATAGAGGTTAGAGATAGAGGTTAGAGATAGAGGTTAGAGATAGAGGTTAGAGATAGAGGTTAGAGATAGAGGTTAGAGATAGAGGTTAGAGATAGAGgttagagatagatatatagagagatctctctctctctctcatcgtatgaaagcacctgaaagctgaactcatttctgcaggctaaagtcagcaactgccgagccgagaagttagtgacgaatcgaaatactgtaacttcactcatctctattcgtGACTACTCCCTGAAGAGCCCCATCATTCTGGAGATCAGTGAAGGTGTAAGATTACACACtctatgtgagagaaaaagtggagtgattttcccacagcaaccaatcacagctcagctttcactttaccacagcttgttatcttggttgctgtgggaaaatctctccacttttcctctcagtttgataaatctgggccattatctaCTCAACTACATGTATCTATAGGCTGTGAATAGTGCTGGGTCTATCATCTATGTGGTATAGTGCTGGGTCTATCATCTATCATCTATGTGGTATAGTGCTGGGTctatttacatataaacattacTGTTTATGGTCTGCACACTGGGTTTGTCACCCCAAAACAGTGTCACCAAGAACATACCATCGCCTATGTTGGTGTTTATGACAAGGAAGCAATGTCATGCTAGGGTTACGTCCATCAAGATTAGGGATGTCCAGATTAAGTTAATGTTTTTGAACGAGTATCAATACTTTCCTTACAGTACCTCTCTATCAATTgcccatcattttttttataggagTAGCCCAGTCTAAGGATCAGGTTATAATTGTCAGagggggggggacattctggCTCTCCACATGACTGAAGTAAGTTGACCATGGCACAAAGCTCTGCCAACAGGCCCCttgcatgtatttctatgggagagtggtgggatggggggggggggggggtttgatttTATGCCCCCATCTTCAGCTATCCTTCTCTCACTTTggggtctcccaaccagtgtgcctacagacaGGGACATGCTTGGCGTTTTCTTTGCAACCACTGATCTAGAGTAGGACAGAAAATCATGAGGCAGGAGCTAATCTGCCCTGAAAGGGAAAAAGAATCCCTCAAGCGTAACCAGACTGGATCGACATTGACCCAAGTATATGGCAGCATCACTAACCCGGTGAGGCCCCAACCTACTGAGCTGCAGAGACTTCAGGTGCCAGATGTACAGAGCTAGTCTCCACTGGAACAGAACAGCACTGTACATACAGAATCTTATGGAACCGGACACATTTCTTATAGAAGTCAGTGTCTAAGAGGTAAAGGCTTTATATAAGGCCTTgactagggatgtcctgatacagaTACTGATAATCGGTACTGGGACAGacactggacatttgcacgaatacttgtactcgtgcaaatgtccccgataccttcCGGAGGGACTCCCGCTGGTAGGTATCACGGAGGTGGGGGGTAAGCTGCCTGCACTCTCCGCTCCCGAGCTATGCAGTGTGCTCAGCAGCTGAGCGCGCATCACAGCCGGGAcccacattaaccctttagacactgcgatcTAAATTGATGGCAGTATCTATAAGTCCTGAGAGTTCTGCCGGTTAGCCCAGGGATGCTGACTGGAtcaccacggtgaaattgcggcgtcccgatcagctgtgaggatggccggaggtcccttaccctgcTCTGTGCGTCTGATCGTCACTCCTGCCAGTCATTTGTaaaggagcactgataacactgatcactgctatgctatggcatagcattgatcagtatgcaGTCTAAAAATAGACCAAAAAAAGTGtaagaataaatgtgaattaaccccttcccaattaaaaaaaaaaaaaaatgaaccacCCCCTTTtctaaaagtttaaataaaaaagccctcttctaaaaacaaaaaaaaaacgaaacccTTTTTccattaatgaaaaaaaaaaaaaaaaaaaaaaaaaaccctgtcacatgacattgaaaaaaaAGGATTGGAAATTGGTATCGgcaaacacttttatttttttaagtatcggtactctgtcttaaaaaaaaaaaaaaaaaatatggtattgggacatccctagccTCGACAAACGCCAGGTCACCACGGCAACAAAAATTCATTGATGGTGCCTGCAATCTCGTCAGCCCAATCTACAGTGTGTCACAGCTGCCACCTTCTCCACCTTCACTCATATTTCATGCCTTCCACCGCCAACCAGAGGTGGATCATCCCTCGTGGTACATGCCGGTAGGTACACCCGGGGGGCGGCTTTACTTCCTCATGCTCAGAGAAGTGTGAGTAGGAGAGTTGTGAGCGGATCATTCAGGGGACACAGGCAGGAAGACTGCAAATAACCACATGGGATGATCAAAAAGGTCGGGGGCTTGGGTCAGCACTGAATGGTGTGAGCAGTGAAGACACTTTGTTCTCCTGATATctttgtcactcagctttctcagactcctgaatggcagagAAGCTGatctgccattcaggagtctggaaAAGCTGACCGACACTCATGGTGaaagccatattggttgtcacctagCTTTCCTAGGAAGAGATAGAACAACATTTCTTTTGAGGGGGAAACTAATGACTGACACGGGAGATGAGTGGACAGTAATGACAGATCATAAGACATCATGCTGCGTCACATGTGGCATCCTGGCTCCTTGATTAATAAATTTGCAGAGCCCTGCCTTACAGCCGCCTCCAAGAGCCCTGCCTCACAGCCGCCTCCAAGAGCCCTGCCTCACAGCCGCCTCCAAGAGCCCTGCCTCACAGCCGCCTCCAAGAGCCCTGCCTCACAGCCGCCTCCAAGAGCCCTGCCTATCTCTGTACACAATGCTTTCTGAGCTTTTATACAAGTAGTATTAGTGCTGGGcgctatgaccaaaaatgtgtatcatggtattttcaaacttatggcggttccactttattttattttttttccactcatttccccccgccccccccccaaatgaattatcagccgcagtgcgctggggaactaatcatatatgacccacgggcgctgctctgcttttcCCACATCAggggactaatcatgttacccgcaggcACTGCTCTCCTGTGAGCTGTGgcactggaaatgaatgagttgtgagccacGGGCACAGGACTACTGTTCGGAGAatggaagctgtcacctcccccctgCAAGTGCTGGAAGCCAGTGTGCCGCGGGCACTGCActcacaggaggagaaggagagcaacacatgcgggtaacatgattagtcccctaatggggacagcgctgcagctgatagttcattcattcaagTGGGGGTCTGACAGGTATTGTGGTATAAGAAAAATTCATgtagtttaaaaataaataaaaaataaaaaacacacacacacacacacaggtattcggtatgaaccggtataccacccagcactaatgGCATTTTGTACAGTAGTTCAGCAAACCTGACATAATATGCAAATTGTAATGACAGATCCACTTTATAGGGAACATGTCAGGGGTTTCATGTTACCCAAACCAGGAGCCGAATAACACAGGCGCTGACTTAATCCCCCCACAATGATTTACACATGCTGCAGGATTTCACAGAAACCAGATTAAACAGGGTATGAAGTAAAGTatgtgaccctgaccctgacctgcTGGGCTCGACTGACCGGTCTCTCCATAAATACGAATAAGAAGAGACCTGTCAATCAAAACTAGAGGGGCAGGGAGCCGCCTCCCAGACTGTATAACAGGCCACATTAAGGTCATGATTTATCTAATTCAGTGCTCTCAAACtgtggccaacggctgtccaggcatgctgggagttgaagttttgcaacatctagagggccgcagtttaagaccactgatctacttcATCCAATTTTATACTCAAAAAAAGGTATAGAAtcgtatatttacacacacacaaaaacataaaCTGGCCATAACGGGTGCATGTGTTGAATACAAAAGTCACTGGATGCACTTagaccaatgttttccaaccagtgttcctccaggtgctgtaaaactacaactcccagcatccagagACACTTGTATTCAACACATGCACCCGTTATGGCCAGTTTATGTTTTTGTCCCAAATAAAAAATGGTTtaaagtgtgtatgtatgtatatatatatatatatatatatattatgcgcgCGTATCTATATGTGCGCGCGTATCTATATGTGCGCGCGTATCTATATGTGCGCGCGTATCTATATGTGCGCGCGTATCTATATGTGCGCGCGTATCTATATTT
Protein-coding sequences here:
- the SELENOT gene encoding thioredoxin reductase-like selenoprotein T, whose translation is MAVRCVPWLLLVSGVLAAVLSAASADGNGLPSKKLRMQYTAGPLLKFQICISUGYRRVFEEYMRVISQRYPDIRIEGENYLPHPFYKHIASFLSVFKLVLIGLIIVGKDPFALLGMQAPGVWQWGQENKVYACMMVFFLSNMIENQCMSTGAFEVTLNDVPVWSKLESGHLPSMQQLVQIIDNEMKLNVNMDVIPNHHRS